One part of the Peptococcaceae bacterium 1198_IL3148 genome encodes these proteins:
- a CDS encoding pseudouridine synthase — protein MQQVVDESDERLRLMSNNSGQRLDKTLAHMGLGTRKEIKKLIKEKKVTVNGKIASDPGMHILPHQDLLMVNGKQIIYRQYIYIMLNKPQGVLSATEDELAQVVVDLLPAEYHCFRPFPVGRLDKDTEGLLLLTNDGQLAHQLLSPKKQVPKTYYAVIDGLVTAADVKAFAQGVTLDDGYRTLPAELKIISSGPKSEIELTIYEGKFHQVKRMFQSVNKKVTYLKRISMGSLVLDQTLALGAYRELTPEEIRRLQAANDI, from the coding sequence ATGCAACAAGTGGTAGATGAAAGTGACGAAAGGTTGAGATTAATGTCTAATAACAGTGGACAACGGTTAGATAAAACTTTAGCCCATATGGGTTTAGGCACCCGCAAAGAGATTAAAAAGCTAATCAAGGAAAAGAAGGTCACCGTCAATGGCAAAATTGCCAGCGACCCCGGAATGCACATTTTACCCCATCAGGATTTGTTGATGGTAAATGGCAAGCAAATTATTTACCGCCAATATATTTATATAATGTTAAACAAACCCCAAGGGGTTTTATCTGCCACCGAAGATGAATTGGCCCAAGTGGTTGTGGATCTGCTGCCTGCCGAATACCACTGTTTTCGTCCCTTCCCGGTGGGCAGGTTAGATAAAGATACCGAAGGCCTGCTGCTATTAACCAACGACGGCCAACTGGCCCATCAACTGCTATCACCCAAAAAGCAGGTGCCCAAAACCTATTATGCGGTGATAGATGGCTTAGTTACCGCTGCCGATGTCAAAGCCTTTGCTCAGGGCGTAACTTTAGACGATGGTTACCGCACGTTGCCCGCTGAGTTAAAAATTATTTCCTCAGGGCCCAAATCAGAAATTGAGCTTACTATATATGAAGGAAAATTTCATCAGGTAAAGCGGATGTTTCAATCGGTGAACAAAAAAGTTACATATTTAAAGCGCATATCCATGGGTTCATTGGTGTTGGACCAGACACTGGCCCTGGGTGCTTATCGGGAGCTAACCCCAGAAGAAATCCGCCGGCTGCAGGCAGCGAACGACATATAG
- a CDS encoding TAXI family TRAP transporter solute-binding subunit, giving the protein MFRFKKRGMLLLMAVAMLAVLITGCGSSDSENAAADKKFINIATGGTAGVYYPLGGAIAGVLNENISGVSATAQSTGASVANVNMLNDGSVQMAFVQNDIAYYAVNGTEMFADNKVADLQAIATIYPETVQIVTLKSTGINSIEDLKGKKVAVGAAGSSVVSNSEQVLGAYGMSFDDIDEQFLSFSEAANGLKDGNIDAAFLSAGFPTSAIQDIAAQHDIVMLSLDEDKVAKLQENYSYYTPMTIPAGTYPGQTEDVNAVSIMAMLVVKADMAEQDAYDITKAIFDNIDKVKAAHSVGQYISKESAKEGISIPMHPGAEKYFNE; this is encoded by the coding sequence ATGTTTAGGTTTAAAAAGCGTGGAATGTTACTGCTGATGGCGGTGGCCATGTTGGCAGTGCTAATTACAGGTTGTGGATCTTCAGATTCAGAAAACGCAGCAGCGGACAAAAAGTTTATAAATATTGCCACTGGTGGTACCGCTGGTGTTTACTACCCATTGGGCGGAGCAATTGCTGGGGTTTTAAATGAAAACATTTCCGGTGTTAGCGCCACTGCCCAATCCACAGGCGCCTCTGTGGCTAACGTCAACATGTTAAATGACGGCAGTGTGCAAATGGCCTTTGTACAGAACGATATTGCTTACTACGCTGTTAACGGAACAGAAATGTTTGCAGACAATAAAGTGGCGGACCTACAGGCCATTGCCACCATCTATCCAGAAACTGTGCAAATTGTTACCCTTAAAAGTACCGGTATTAACAGTATTGAAGACTTAAAAGGTAAAAAGGTAGCTGTTGGTGCTGCCGGTAGTAGTGTGGTATCCAACTCAGAGCAAGTTTTAGGTGCCTATGGCATGAGCTTTGATGACATTGATGAGCAATTCTTATCATTCTCTGAGGCAGCAAATGGCTTAAAGGACGGTAATATTGATGCCGCTTTCCTATCCGCTGGTTTTCCAACATCAGCTATCCAAGACATTGCAGCCCAACACGATATTGTGATGCTATCACTGGATGAAGATAAGGTAGCAAAGTTACAAGAGAACTATTCTTACTATACACCAATGACCATTCCAGCCGGAACCTATCCCGGTCAAACTGAAGATGTGAATGCCGTAAGTATTATGGCAATGTTGGTGGTTAAGGCAGATATGGCTGAGCAAGATGCCTACGACATCACCAAGGCAATTTTCGACAACATCGATAAAGTGAAAGCAGCCCATAGCGTGGGTCAGTATATCTCTAAGGAATCAGCTAAAGAGGGCATCTCCATCCCAATGCATCCAGGGGCAGAAAAATACTTTAACGAATAG
- a CDS encoding DUF1850 domain-containing protein, with amino-acid sequence MPALYRQRIKLGLAIIMLAAILAMFLVPIPTLLVGEQNEDEPVLAIPMVWDKTFYLEFTHSVLKTPVQEYFILAPDNTLLLTSTTYKSLGVGLPFLPEEGELENKDGLFVLKGLNRKFNTINQAFNPITKQALVYRGKQYYYQDYFKTGALVRVQMTQYTPVKLIRQNILQ; translated from the coding sequence ATGCCAGCATTATACCGGCAACGGATTAAGTTAGGATTAGCAATAATAATGTTAGCAGCAATACTGGCTATGTTTTTGGTGCCAATTCCAACGCTGTTGGTAGGCGAACAAAATGAAGATGAACCTGTATTGGCAATCCCCATGGTGTGGGATAAGACATTTTACTTAGAATTTACCCATTCAGTATTAAAAACACCGGTGCAAGAATATTTTATTCTTGCGCCGGATAATACGTTATTACTGACCTCAACCACTTATAAGTCATTGGGCGTAGGCTTGCCCTTTTTGCCCGAAGAGGGTGAGCTGGAAAACAAAGATGGTTTATTTGTACTTAAAGGGTTAAATAGAAAGTTTAATACAATTAACCAAGCTTTCAATCCCATAACTAAACAGGCACTGGTTTACCGAGGAAAGCAGTATTATTACCAAGACTATTTTAAAACAGGTGCATTGGTAAGGGTGCAGATGACACAATATACTCCAGTAAAATTAATACGGCAAAATATATTGCAGTGA
- a CDS encoding TRAP transporter permease, with amino-acid sequence MQEFMAKYDRESDYRKYTGGWKLFVALIAISFSLFQLYTATFGVLDAQLQRAAHLSFGMALVYLLYPARKSWSRGKLHWLDGILAIVATAMPLYIIINYQELVMRAGMLTSTDMVVGAIGILLVMEAARRVVGWPIVIVASAFIAYAYAGPMVPGSMAHQGVNTKQLVGHLYFTTEGIFGIPLGVSSTFIFLFILFGAYLEKTGLGKFFIDVANAVAGWARGGPAKVAVLSSGCMGTVSGSSVGNVAGTGSFTIPMMKKLGYKPEFAGAVEATASTGGQLMPPIMGAAAFLMAEFIGTPYINIVKAAAIPALLYFTGVWIGVHLEAKKNGLEGMSRDQLPKVGKILVERGHLAIPLVAIIYLLVSGFTPMRAALWAIGLSIVCAMLRKDTRMSLKDVIEGLENGARSALGVLVACATAGIIIGVVTKTGLGLTLGTTLINLAQGQLLPTLFFTMLTSLVLGMGVPTTANYVITSTIAAPAIVELGVPVLAAHMFTFYFGIIADITPPVCLAAFAGAGIAKADPMKTGVNAFKLAIAAFLVPYIFVMSPALLMIDTTIPQVLWIVTTSIIGMIGIAAAVSGYLNTHAGWLERIMFFVGGLLMVHPELNTDIIGFALLIGAFIIQVIKVKKEKNQPTMAS; translated from the coding sequence ATGCAAGAGTTTATGGCCAAGTATGACCGGGAATCTGATTATAGAAAATACACGGGCGGTTGGAAATTATTTGTGGCTTTAATAGCCATATCCTTTTCATTATTTCAGCTTTACACCGCCACCTTCGGTGTGCTGGATGCTCAACTGCAGCGTGCTGCCCACCTTTCCTTTGGTATGGCACTGGTATACCTGCTGTACCCAGCTAGAAAAAGTTGGTCCCGGGGCAAACTACATTGGCTGGATGGTATCTTAGCAATAGTAGCGACAGCCATGCCTCTTTATATTATTATTAACTACCAAGAACTGGTCATGAGGGCTGGAATGTTGACCAGCACAGACATGGTGGTGGGTGCTATTGGTATTTTACTGGTAATGGAAGCAGCTCGCCGCGTGGTGGGATGGCCCATTGTCATTGTGGCCAGTGCCTTTATAGCATATGCCTATGCCGGTCCTATGGTTCCGGGTTCTATGGCTCACCAAGGGGTTAACACTAAACAACTGGTGGGACACCTGTACTTTACCACAGAGGGTATTTTTGGTATTCCTCTGGGGGTTTCCTCCACCTTTATTTTCTTGTTTATTTTGTTTGGCGCCTACCTGGAAAAAACTGGCCTGGGAAAATTCTTTATTGATGTGGCTAACGCTGTGGCTGGTTGGGCCCGGGGTGGTCCCGCTAAGGTGGCAGTATTGTCCAGTGGTTGTATGGGTACAGTTTCTGGTAGTTCGGTGGGTAACGTTGCCGGCACCGGTAGCTTTACCATTCCCATGATGAAAAAACTGGGTTACAAGCCAGAGTTTGCTGGAGCGGTGGAGGCCACAGCATCCACCGGGGGTCAACTAATGCCACCAATTATGGGGGCGGCAGCCTTTTTAATGGCTGAATTTATCGGTACTCCTTATATAAATATTGTTAAAGCAGCAGCTATTCCAGCATTACTGTATTTTACTGGGGTCTGGATTGGTGTGCACTTGGAGGCCAAGAAAAATGGCTTAGAAGGCATGTCCCGGGATCAGTTGCCCAAAGTAGGTAAAATATTGGTTGAACGGGGACACTTGGCGATACCACTAGTAGCGATTATTTATTTATTGGTATCTGGCTTTACGCCAATGCGGGCGGCATTATGGGCCATTGGGCTTTCTATTGTGTGTGCTATGTTGCGTAAAGATACAAGAATGTCTTTAAAAGATGTGATTGAAGGTCTAGAGAATGGTGCTCGGTCCGCCTTGGGGGTTTTAGTGGCCTGTGCCACCGCCGGGATAATTATTGGTGTAGTTACAAAAACTGGTCTTGGCTTAACCCTTGGCACCACACTGATTAATTTGGCCCAAGGGCAATTATTGCCTACACTGTTCTTTACCATGTTAACATCGCTGGTTCTGGGTATGGGTGTGCCAACAACGGCTAACTATGTAATTACTTCGACCATTGCCGCACCTGCTATCGTTGAACTTGGCGTACCTGTTTTGGCAGCCCACATGTTTACCTTCTACTTTGGCATCATTGCTGACATTACCCCGCCGGTTTGTTTGGCAGCCTTTGCCGGTGCTGGTATTGCTAAGGCTGACCCGATGAAAACCGGTGTCAATGCATTTAAACTGGCCATAGCAGCCTTTTTGGTGCCGTATATCTTTGTTATGTCGCCGGCACTATTAATGATAGACACCACAATACCCCAGGTTCTATGGATTGTGACAACCTCTATCATTGGTATGATCGGAATTGCGGCAGCCGTATCCGGTTACCTTAACACCCATGCTGGTTGGCTAGAAAGAATTATGTTCTTTGTTGGTGGTTTACTCATGGTCCACCCCGAACTTAATACTGATATAATTGGTTTCGCACTGCTGATTGGAGCCTTCATTATTCAAGTAATCAAGGTTAAAAAGGAAAAGAATCAACCCACTATGGCAAGTTAA
- a CDS encoding cold-shock protein, producing the protein MLGKVKWFSAEKGYGFIESDEGGDVFVHFSAIQTEGFKTLEEGQRVEFEVVEGNRGPQASNVIPL; encoded by the coding sequence ATGTTAGGAAAAGTAAAATGGTTTAGTGCTGAAAAAGGTTATGGATTTATTGAGAGCGATGAGGGTGGCGACGTTTTTGTTCACTTCTCTGCCATTCAAACAGAAGGCTTCAAAACATTAGAGGAAGGACAAAGGGTAGAATTTGAGGTTGTGGAAGGTAACCGTGGACCTCAAGCTTCTAACGTTATTCCTCTGTAA
- a CDS encoding redox-sensing transcriptional repressor Rex — translation MKYSQNLSKAIAKRLPLYRQGLARLKEQGKTTVSSKELSNEVGIEAAMIRKDLANFGELGKRGVGYNVDLLYRAIGRILNIDQHWEFILVGSGKMASALVEYNSLYGRNFRIVAVFSPEPVAKGTMVEQLMVQPITALGKFIKDREIKLAVLTGPIAKAQMSADVMVQNGVQAILNFTPLKIEVPENVHVVNDILTMEMQMLACLLDGAKQ, via the coding sequence ATGAAATATTCCCAAAACCTATCTAAAGCGATAGCCAAAAGATTACCATTATATCGCCAAGGGCTGGCACGATTAAAGGAGCAGGGTAAAACTACCGTTTCTTCAAAGGAACTGAGCAATGAAGTTGGTATAGAAGCGGCAATGATCAGAAAGGACTTAGCTAATTTTGGCGAACTGGGCAAACGTGGCGTTGGTTACAACGTGGACTTACTATACCGTGCCATTGGTAGAATATTAAATATCGATCAGCATTGGGAATTTATTCTGGTGGGCTCTGGTAAAATGGCCAGCGCCCTGGTGGAATATAACAGTCTGTACGGTAGAAATTTTCGCATAGTGGCAGTTTTCTCCCCAGAGCCAGTGGCCAAGGGCACCATGGTGGAGCAGTTAATGGTACAACCAATTACCGCCCTGGGTAAGTTTATTAAAGACCGCGAAATAAAGCTGGCCGTGCTTACAGGCCCCATAGCCAAGGCCCAGATGAGCGCAGACGTCATGGTACAAAATGGTGTTCAAGCGATATTAAACTTCACACCGCTGAAAATAGAGGTGCCAGAAAATGTGCACGTGGTTAATGATATTTTAACCATGGAAATGCAGATGCTGGCTTGTTTACTGGATGGTGCTAAACAATAA
- a CDS encoding YlbF family regulator, with the protein MSDDKNKDMLALAEKIGQALAETKEFLQKQEAEQQLRSNREARKLVKDFQTLKNSFERMEKLGHMLTEKNKVQLKEVEDKAMANPIVKNWFDRSQQFYDLVIAVNKKMQAGITE; encoded by the coding sequence TTGTCTGATGATAAAAATAAAGATATGCTGGCGTTGGCTGAGAAAATAGGACAAGCCTTGGCCGAAACTAAGGAATTTTTGCAAAAGCAAGAGGCTGAACAGCAGCTAAGAAGCAACCGGGAAGCCCGCAAGTTGGTTAAGGATTTTCAAACCCTTAAAAATTCTTTTGAGCGGATGGAAAAACTGGGCCACATGTTAACGGAGAAAAACAAAGTACAGTTAAAAGAAGTGGAAGATAAAGCAATGGCCAACCCCATTGTTAAAAACTGGTTTGACCGCAGTCAACAATTTTATGACTTGGTGATAGCCGTTAATAAAAAAATGCAAGCAGGAATAACAGAATAA
- a CDS encoding 4Fe-4S binding protein, translated as MYMVSIDADKCEGCGECVDACPAAILEMVDGKAVVTGSETDCMGCETCVVTCPNAAPTVSEL; from the coding sequence ATGTACATGGTATCTATCGATGCTGACAAGTGCGAAGGTTGTGGTGAATGCGTAGATGCATGCCCAGCAGCTATTTTGGAGATGGTTGACGGCAAAGCAGTGGTAACCGGTAGCGAAACCGACTGCATGGGCTGTGAAACCTGTGTTGTAACCTGTCCGAATGCTGCCCCAACCGTTTCAGAACTGTAA
- a CDS encoding respiratory nitrate reductase subunit gamma, protein MTFFVVQVLPYLAVTIFVVGLLYRLGRWASARIVHNIVLTPAPPTLGGAAVNYAAEVALFRSMWKSDKSLWAGAWIMHFALLNIIGGHIVGFAFLGEQFKYIGTSPELSTHLSEILGTSMGIVIWIALLYLLYRRLAINEVKLVSNPADYLHLILLLCIVTLGNVMRLLPDAYGIDYLTAQTYLVQLATFQAVDTSNFNIIFILHLLFVQLLMIIFPFSKLLHSVGMFAERWIINRPYVEPAPGMPGANVSVSSGATSVVSGGKTTSEGV, encoded by the coding sequence GTGACATTCTTCGTTGTCCAAGTGTTGCCCTATCTAGCTGTAACAATTTTTGTAGTAGGTTTACTGTATCGCCTCGGTAGATGGGCCAGCGCTAGAATTGTTCACAATATTGTTTTAACGCCAGCGCCCCCTACATTAGGCGGGGCAGCGGTCAATTATGCTGCTGAAGTGGCATTGTTTAGAAGCATGTGGAAAAGTGATAAGAGTTTATGGGCCGGTGCATGGATTATGCACTTTGCACTCTTAAACATTATCGGTGGACATATTGTCGGTTTTGCATTTTTAGGAGAACAGTTTAAGTACATTGGTACTTCACCAGAACTAAGTACACATCTGTCAGAAATACTTGGTACCAGTATGGGTATCGTCATTTGGATTGCGTTGCTTTATTTATTGTACAGACGCTTAGCCATCAATGAAGTAAAATTGGTTTCTAACCCAGCGGACTACCTACACTTAATTCTATTGCTGTGTATCGTTACATTAGGTAACGTAATGCGTTTGTTGCCAGATGCTTATGGTATTGACTATCTAACAGCACAAACTTATTTAGTACAACTGGCCACTTTCCAAGCAGTTGATACAAGTAACTTTAACATTATCTTCATTTTGCACCTGTTATTTGTTCAACTATTAATGATTATTTTCCCATTCAGTAAACTGTTGCACTCAGTGGGTATGTTTGCAGAGCGTTGGATTATCAACCGGCCATATGTTGAGCCAGCTCCTGGAATGCCCGGTGCAAATGTAAGTGTGTCCAGTGGCGCCACTAGCGTTGTTTCTGGTGGTAAAACTACTTCAGAGGGGGTTTAG
- a CDS encoding (Fe-S)-binding protein, translating to MIIGNNYTAPNMANEKDMRALFIDPVPDDRKVQEALKHLKFLVEKFRPLMLAMESCTKCGLCAENCHTYLGTRDPNNIPTNRADLFRKAWKAAYTVEGRLFGKMVGAEPLSLDTINKMYSYFYQCNECRRCALVCPFGIDTCEVTFAGRQLLHWLGMVPKLQASVGAAMYKTGNHTGLPKPGLVDTCEFLEEEMQEETGVDIKIPVDKPADVLYIPSSADFLLNPNTMMGAAKFFHYLGVNWTMSSEIAEAGNFGLLFDQRYTMRHNTMRLLNEAVKLGVKKIVWGECGHGWRTGKMYVPSMADRPIPVPIVHLHDETSYYIRTGQLKLHPEANDHPTTLHDPCNFGRACNLSEKLREVLRPCVNDFREMTPNRERNFCCGGGSAILYDEPEMYELRIKFSAKKAEQVRATGVGENGNGYLVAPCSICKAQLYPMVEEHKLGVEVKGLIDLVGTALYPPINA from the coding sequence ATGATTATTGGAAACAATTATACAGCTCCAAATATGGCAAACGAAAAGGATATGCGCGCCCTGTTTATCGACCCTGTGCCAGATGATCGCAAGGTTCAAGAGGCGCTGAAACATTTAAAATTTTTGGTAGAAAAGTTTCGTCCTTTAATGTTGGCAATGGAATCCTGTACTAAATGTGGTCTTTGTGCAGAAAACTGCCACACCTATTTGGGTACCCGTGACCCAAATAATATCCCCACCAACCGGGCAGACCTATTCCGTAAAGCATGGAAAGCTGCCTATACCGTAGAAGGTAGATTGTTTGGCAAAATGGTTGGTGCCGAGCCGTTATCATTAGATACCATTAATAAAATGTACTCATACTTCTATCAGTGCAATGAGTGCCGCCGTTGTGCGCTGGTGTGCCCCTTTGGTATTGATACCTGTGAAGTAACCTTTGCTGGTCGTCAATTGCTGCACTGGTTAGGTATGGTGCCAAAACTGCAAGCATCCGTTGGTGCTGCCATGTATAAAACCGGTAACCACACTGGCTTGCCAAAACCGGGTCTGGTGGACACCTGCGAATTCTTAGAAGAAGAAATGCAGGAAGAAACCGGGGTAGATATTAAAATCCCGGTAGACAAACCGGCTGATGTATTATACATTCCATCTTCTGCTGACTTTTTGCTAAACCCCAACACCATGATGGGGGCAGCTAAGTTTTTCCACTACTTAGGTGTTAATTGGACCATGAGTAGTGAAATTGCAGAGGCTGGTAACTTTGGTTTGTTGTTTGACCAACGCTATACCATGCGACATAACACCATGCGTTTGTTGAATGAAGCGGTTAAGTTAGGTGTTAAGAAGATTGTCTGGGGTGAATGTGGTCACGGCTGGCGTACCGGTAAAATGTATGTCCCCAGCATGGCTGACCGTCCAATTCCAGTGCCGATTGTCCACCTACACGATGAGACTTCGTACTACATTCGGACCGGTCAATTAAAACTTCACCCTGAGGCTAATGATCATCCGACTACACTGCATGACCCATGTAACTTTGGTCGGGCATGTAACCTCAGTGAAAAACTGCGTGAAGTATTGAGACCATGTGTCAATGATTTTAGAGAAATGACTCCCAACCGTGAGCGTAACTTCTGTTGCGGCGGTGGTTCAGCTATTCTTTATGATGAGCCAGAAATGTATGAACTGCGCATCAAGTTTTCAGCTAAAAAGGCTGAACAGGTACGCGCCACCGGTGTGGGCGAAAATGGCAATGGCTATTTAGTTGCTCCCTGCTCAATCTGTAAAGCACAGTTATATCCAATGGTAGAAGAGCATAAACTGGGGGTAGAAGTAAAAGGTTTAATTGATTTGGTCGGAACGGCGTTATATCCACCAATAAACGCTTAA
- a CDS encoding TusE/DsrC/DsvC family sulfur relay protein codes for MPFVEIGGQQIEIDEDGFLLNTDVWTEEAAHYFAKEEGIEELTEDHWKVINYLRDYFFQFGIAPMIRKLCKETGFSLKQIYQLFPSGPAKGACKCAGLPKPTGCV; via the coding sequence ATGCCATTTGTAGAAATCGGCGGTCAACAGATTGAAATCGACGAGGACGGTTTCCTTCTAAACACTGATGTGTGGACTGAAGAAGCAGCCCACTACTTTGCAAAAGAAGAAGGTATCGAAGAATTAACCGAAGATCACTGGAAAGTTATCAACTATCTCCGTGACTACTTCTTCCAATTCGGTATCGCTCCAATGATTCGTAAACTTTGCAAAGAAACCGGCTTCAGCTTGAAGCAAATCTATCAATTATTCCCATCAGGCCCAGCTAAAGGTGCTTGTAAATGTGCTGGCCTGCCAAAACCAACTGGTTGTGTATAA
- a CDS encoding cobyrinate a,c-diamide synthase: protein MNKLENVPRLIIAAPQGRSGKTTITVGLLAALTARGLKVQPFKKGPDFIDPSWLTKVAGRTCRNLDSYMMDKETIKASFATHSQGADISIIEGAMGLFDGVDVEGSGSAAEVAKTVKAPVILVVNCTRMTRSVAAMVNGYRYFDPDINVAGVILNNVARSRHQNVLRASIEKYCDIPVLGMMPKGDQYTIPDRHLGLIPAEEDVSLHQAVDRMAEAAEKYLDLDEILEVAATAPAIESNAAVAPPLTKIKRPHEVDYLSGTTKIGVVMDKGFSFYYPENLEAIANAGAELVAIDAINDCQLPPVDGLFIGGGFPEVMAGDLEDNYSLRNDIRERIEQGLPVYAECGGLMYLGRSISWGDKVHHMVGALPFDVEMIKRPMGHGYMKVEVQRETPWFPQGLKITGHEFHHSKVINLEKDKVDFAYVVKKGWGIDGQHDGLLYKNVFAAYNHLHALAVPHWADNFVKIAAKHKKQIAAAI, encoded by the coding sequence ATGAACAAACTAGAGAATGTACCAAGATTAATCATTGCCGCTCCACAAGGTCGTTCCGGAAAGACCACCATCACAGTTGGATTACTGGCTGCCCTCACTGCCAGGGGGTTAAAGGTACAGCCCTTTAAAAAAGGTCCTGACTTTATTGATCCCAGTTGGTTAACCAAGGTGGCCGGAAGAACCTGTCGCAACTTAGACAGTTACATGATGGATAAAGAAACCATTAAGGCGTCCTTTGCCACCCACAGTCAAGGGGCAGATATCAGCATCATTGAAGGGGCGATGGGCCTCTTTGACGGCGTTGATGTGGAAGGCAGTGGCAGCGCGGCAGAGGTTGCCAAAACCGTTAAAGCCCCGGTGATATTGGTGGTCAACTGTACCAGAATGACCCGGAGTGTGGCCGCGATGGTCAATGGCTACAGATACTTTGATCCCGATATTAACGTGGCCGGTGTAATTTTAAACAATGTGGCCCGCAGTCGCCATCAGAATGTGCTGAGGGCATCCATCGAGAAGTACTGTGACATTCCGGTGCTGGGCATGATGCCCAAGGGTGACCAATACACCATACCCGATCGGCACTTGGGACTGATTCCTGCCGAGGAAGATGTTTCACTGCATCAAGCGGTGGATCGCATGGCCGAGGCGGCGGAAAAGTATTTGGACTTGGATGAAATATTAGAGGTGGCGGCCACCGCCCCGGCAATTGAAAGTAATGCCGCGGTGGCACCGCCGCTCACTAAAATAAAAAGACCTCACGAGGTGGATTACCTTTCTGGCACCACCAAGATTGGTGTGGTGATGGACAAGGGTTTTAGTTTTTACTATCCCGAGAACTTAGAAGCCATTGCCAATGCCGGAGCAGAGTTGGTGGCCATCGATGCCATCAATGATTGTCAACTGCCGCCGGTGGATGGGCTGTTTATAGGTGGCGGTTTTCCAGAGGTGATGGCGGGGGATCTGGAAGATAACTACTCTTTGCGTAACGATATCAGGGAACGCATTGAGCAGGGGTTGCCGGTGTATGCTGAATGTGGTGGCTTAATGTACTTAGGACGCTCCATTAGCTGGGGTGACAAAGTACACCACATGGTGGGCGCTTTGCCCTTCGATGTGGAAATGATCAAAAGGCCCATGGGCCATGGTTACATGAAGGTGGAAGTGCAGCGGGAGACCCCTTGGTTTCCCCAGGGATTAAAAATAACCGGACATGAGTTTCACCATTCCAAAGTGATTAATTTAGAAAAGGATAAAGTGGATTTTGCCTATGTGGTTAAAAAGGGCTGGGGCATAGACGGGCAGCATGATGGCCTGTTGTATAAAAATGTCTTTGCTGCTTACAACCATCTACATGCCTTGGCGGTGCCCCATTGGGCGGACAACTTTGTAAAAATCGCTGCCAAGCATAAAAAGCAAATTGCCGCTGCAATTTAA
- the sleB gene encoding spore cortex-lytic enzyme translates to MLALIKSRWKTVISVTLVLVLLAAVSLVGNDADAQNKTLYWGSSGDDVIKVQTKLKNWGYYDGPVDGYYGASTFEAVKKFQAKNGLTVDGVTGKSTWAALGYTPTYGTAQQTQNTKNTNQTTASRGDVNRGDVWLLSKVVMGEAADEPYTGKVAVAAVLLNRVDSPEFPNTLAGVVYQPLAFESVSNGQYNREVNDEALRAAQDALNGYDPTGGALFFWNPYKPVSKWIWSRTITGQIGNHVFGI, encoded by the coding sequence ATGCTGGCACTGATTAAGTCTCGATGGAAAACGGTGATAAGTGTAACACTGGTTTTAGTGCTATTGGCTGCGGTATCGCTGGTGGGCAATGACGCCGATGCTCAAAATAAAACCCTTTACTGGGGCAGTAGCGGTGACGATGTTATTAAAGTACAAACAAAGCTAAAAAATTGGGGTTATTACGATGGCCCGGTGGACGGCTACTATGGGGCCAGCACTTTTGAAGCTGTTAAAAAATTTCAAGCTAAAAATGGCCTGACGGTGGACGGGGTTACCGGTAAAAGCACTTGGGCGGCCCTAGGCTATACGCCTACTTATGGTACCGCCCAACAGACCCAAAACACCAAAAACACAAACCAGACCACCGCCTCCCGGGGTGACGTTAACCGAGGTGATGTGTGGTTGCTGTCCAAAGTGGTGATGGGTGAGGCTGCCGATGAACCATATACCGGTAAAGTGGCGGTGGCGGCAGTATTATTAAACCGAGTGGATAGCCCTGAATTTCCCAACACCTTAGCGGGGGTTGTTTACCAACCGCTGGCCTTCGAATCGGTAAGCAACGGTCAATACAACCGGGAAGTTAATGACGAAGCGCTGCGGGCAGCCCAGGACGCCCTGAACGGCTATGACCCCACCGGAGGTGCGCTGTTCTTCTGGAACCCATATAAACCAGTATCAAAATGGATTTGGTCCCGAACCATCACCGGTCAAATTGGCAATCACGTTTTCGGAATATAA